The segment GATCaagattatataaaataaaaataaaaaacccgtAGCACAAACGATCTGTATGGGCCGGAATAATTACAGTTGAATAACGAACTGGGAACAGGAATCATAGTCTTGCAGAGGGGACAGAATTTTGGTTGAATATCATTGATCGTAGATAATATATTCATATGGCCAAACATACATAAAAACACTCAGCAGATCaagaatatataaaataaaaataaaaaacccgtAGCACAAACGATTTGTATGGGCCGGAATAATTACAGGTGAATAATGAACTGGGAGCAGGAATCATATTCTTGCAGAGGGGACAGAATTTTGCTTGAATGTCATTCATCGTAGATATTCATTCATATGGCCATACATACATAAAAACACCCTGCAGATCCTGCAGATCAAGATTatagaagaaaaaaattaaaacccGTAAAACAAACTATTAGTATGGGTTGAAATAATTATAGGTGAATAACGAACTGGGCGCAGGAATCATAGTCTTGTAGAGGGGACAGAATTTTGATAAGATAATTAACGCGTCGTTTGGTTCTGGGCTCGCAATCCATGTGAAGCAACGCCACCAACTTCTGCAAAACGCCCGTCTTGACAAGATCTCTGATCTCATCTTCTCTATCACAGTTCTTACAAATGTTCAACAAAATCCCAACACCATGAGCGGTAGCGACACGGGACACATGTAGCAGACTTCTAACGATCGTGGGCACTGCCACTGCATCCGCCATTATCCCAGATCGGCCTTGAACAACAGTTGAAAGGCCCTCCAGAATAGCCATGGATGCTTCGATCACAGCTCTCTCTGAAACGCTAACAAATCGAATCAAAAGAGAAATGACTCCAGCTTCCTCCGCTAGCTTGACCCGATACGCAACCACACGACACAGAGGAATCAAAGCCCTTAGACCAGAACGATTCGTGTTATTCTGTTCGAGAAACGTTAAAAGCCCATTTGTTATCCCGTCCATGGACCCGATTTCCATAGCGGCTGTCTCGTCCAATTTGGCCAGATTTTCCACAAGGGTTGCCGAATTTATTCTGGACTCCAGATCGCCCTTCGCCAACATCCATTCCACGGTTCGAATCGCTGGACTGCTCAACAGATCTCTTGGGCAAATCGCATCGTCTACAGAAAACAATACGATTGCTGCGATGGCTTCTTGCACAGCTTCCACTTCCTCTTCAGCGGGATGGATTGGATCAAAGCGTTCTATCACACGAATCAGAGCGGGTAAAATGCCCTCTGATTGCAGATGCGATCTGATGCTTTTGTCCCTGGCTAAAATCTTCAAGTGTCTTAAGGCCTCGATTCTACAGGCGCCTCCTTTGTCGATCTGCTCTATCATATGCTGCAGCTTTTTGTTCTCCTCCACTGCAGGATCTGATGGATTTGTGAGGCGCCATTTGTATATAAGGGCGGCAAGGGTGTGATTAGGGATGAGCTCTCGCGAATGGAGCGTCTGGCCTGTCAGTGGACAGATATCATTTCCTGGACGCATCCACTGCTGAATTGAAGATCTGTCATAAGTGAGTCCCGTGCACACAGTGACGGGGTCAGTCATGAGTTCTAAGGAAATTGGGCATTGAAACAAGGGCGGGGCGCTCACAGATTTTTGCTGATCCTCCTCTGATGACATTTTTTTAATGCTTTTACGTCTATATTTTCCCTTCAGAGGTGGGCTTCAGAATGTTATGATTTGGTTAGCACATCTTCTCTTGAATCAATATTCCTCTCCATTCCTTTTTTTTAAGAGAAGGGAAAGCATCTGTGGTATTAttaaacattatattatattaGTAAACTCTATTTCTTCGCGATGAATGATTCAAATAAGGGATTATATAAAATGAGGTTCCAGATTAACATGGTGTGTTACGTCGAGGTTACTCACGTCATGCTGATATGGTAAAATGCGTCATCTTTGGAAGCCTCACGTGTAACCACATATTACTTTGGGTAGTCAATTTTGGCAGGCACTGCATTTTGACTGTTGACTAGCCCTCAAATTTGATATTACTGTGTTTGTCTTATGAAAATGTAATGACGGCTTGGTCATTTAATAGCCGTTCAATTAAAGGTTTAATAAAAAGCATAGACTGTAAAAAAGTTTATATTTAGTTTGTGGATGATGAATCACTGAATTAAATGGGAAATGTCATCAGAAATATAtagagaagaatctagaagtaattttaattatatatattgaaaaaaattaaaataaattattttgaatatttaatcTTAAAATATAAGGTGCAGGTGATCActtgataaatttttttttaaatttctttaaaaaatttctttttttagaaaattattcatatattaaaattaattcttGGATTTAAAACATGTATCTTAAAATTGGTCATGAGGCATTATCATCACctaaacaacaattggaagaccaagggtcacaaacttagaaatccactttaaacaaccaatggaagaccaagaatcacaacttagaattctacacaaaggtgtccatCATGGGATTTGAACTTgagtctccacattgagaactcaatgctttaaccaactaagctcaaccccttggactaagtTCAAATCTCAAAAAACAttgttcaatatatatatataatattttgataagttttgttattattttttaatttactaTGAGTGTGTTATTGAAATGTATAAAATACACTAAAATATAGTTTATTGTTTGATAATATTTTTGAAGACAATATTACATCCCATCGAAACTATAATTTTTTTAGTAAATGTTCATAAATGaactattttttttcattttagtaaggcaaaattaaaatattttattacaaaaataaaaaactatatcCAACTAACtttcaaaataattaaattatatataaacataaaCATTTCTAAGAGTTTACAATTTTAttgaatttta is part of the Cryptomeria japonica chromosome 10, Sugi_1.0, whole genome shotgun sequence genome and harbors:
- the LOC131038341 gene encoding U-box domain-containing protein 26, translated to MSSEEDQQKSVSAPPLFQCPISLELMTDPVTVCTGLTYDRSSIQQWMRPGNDICPLTGQTLHSRELIPNHTLAALIYKWRLTNPSDPAVEENKKLQHMIEQIDKGGACRIEALRHLKILARDKSIRSHLQSEGILPALIRVIERFDPIHPAEEEVEAVQEAIAAIVLFSVDDAICPRDLLSSPAIRTVEWMLAKGDLESRINSATLVENLAKLDETAAMEIGSMDGITNGLLTFLEQNNTNRSGLRALIPLCRVVAYRVKLAEEAGVISLLIRFVSVSERAVIEASMAILEGLSTVVQGRSGIMADAVAVPTIVRSLLHVSRVATAHGVGILLNICKNCDREDEIRDLVKTGVLQKLVALLHMDCEPRTKRRVNYLIKILSPLQDYDSCAQFVIHL